The nucleotide window AAGGCGTAATGAAACAAATTATCAAAGCACCTCTCATCACTGAGAAAAATACTTATCATAACGCAGCTGGCGTTTACGTGTTCGAAGTAGACATGAAGTCTTCTAAAACAGAAGTAAAGGAAGCTGTAGAGAAAAACTTTAAAGTTAAAGTTGATAGCGTTAGAACTAGCGTCTGCCGCGGTCATTCTAAAAACTCAAAGTTCGGTTTAACAAAGGTCCCTTACTGGAAAAAAGCTTACGTTAAGCTTGTTGAAGGTGAGAAGATCGCTCTTTTTGAGGGAGTATAGAGATGGGTATTAAAACATTTGCCCCACGCTCTCATGGACGCAGAGGAATGACTGGTTTCGATTTCAAAGAAATCACAAAGACAACTCCAGAGAAGTCTTTGCTTGCTCCTCTAAAAAAACAAGCTGCTCGTAACAATCACGGTCAAATTACGATTCGTCACCAAGGTGGCGGACATAAACGTAAATACCGTTTGATTGATTTCAAGCGTAACAAGTTGGAAGTGCCAGCGAAAGTTGCTTCGATCGAATACGATCCAAACAGAACTTCTCGTATTGCTCTTCTTAACTATGCTGATGGTGAAAAAGCTTACATCATCGCTCCAGTTGGTTTGAATGTTGGTGATTCAGTAGTTTCTTCTGATAAAGCCGATATCAAACCA belongs to Bdellovibrio svalbardensis and includes:
- the rplW gene encoding 50S ribosomal protein L23, with the protein product MKQIIKAPLITEKNTYHNAAGVYVFEVDMKSSKTEVKEAVEKNFKVKVDSVRTSVCRGHSKNSKFGLTKVPYWKKAYVKLVEGEKIALFEGV